The genomic region GGATGGACATACCGCTGGTGTACCAGTTGTCTTGCCAAAGGCATCGCTGGGTAGCTATGTATGGATGAGATAAACGCTGAAAGCATCTAAGTGCGAAACTCACCTCAAGATCGGATTTCCCATTCCGTAAGGAAGTAAGACCCCTGAGAGATGATCAGGTAGATAGGATGGAAGTGGAAGTGCAGCGATGCATGGAGCGGACCATTACTAATCGGTCGAGGACTTAACCAAAGGTTAAAAAAGCGGTGAAGGTCAAAAGAATAAATTATTAGCTAGTTTTGAGAGAACAAGGTTTTCTCAAAAGCACAAAGTGCGGTGATGATGGCTTGAAGGATACACCTGTTTCCATTCCGAACACAGAAGTTAAGCTTCAAAACGCCGATAGTAGTTAGAGGAACGCCTCTTGCAAGGGTAGGAAGTCGCCGTGCTTAATGGAGGATTAGCTCAGCTGGGAGAGCATCTGCCTTACAAGCAGGGGGTCACAGGTTCGAACCCTGTATCCTCCATTTGAGTCGTTAGCTCAGTTGGTAGAGCATCTGACTTTTAATCAGAGGGTCGACAGTTCGAGCCTGTCACGACTCATAAAAAAATAAAAAAAGTTCTTGACAAATCTAATTGATCAAGTTAAACTATAGTAGTTGTGTTAAGCAGCACGCCGACTTAGCTCAGTTGGTAGAGCATCTGTCTTGTAAACAGAGGGTCGGAGGTTCGAATCCTCTAGTCGGCATTATGCGGAAGTAGTTCAGTGGTAGAACACCACCTTGCCATGGTGGGGGTCGCGGGTTCGAATCCCGTCTTCCGCTTGTATAAATTCGCCGGGGTGGCGGAACTGGCAGACGCACAGGACTTAAAATCCTGCGGTGAGTGATCACCGTACCGGTTCGATTCCGGTCCTCGGCATTTATATTTATGCACCCATAGCGCAACTGGATAGAGTGTCTGACTACGAATCAGAAGGTTGTAGGTTCGACTCCTACTGGGTGCATTTATCGGGAAATAGCTCAGTTTGGTAGAGCACTTGGTTTGGGACCAAGGGGTCGCAGGTTCAAATCCTGTTTTCCCGATAAGAGAATTAGTTCTCATATATTTTATCGCGGTGTAGCTCAGCTGGCTAGAGCGTTCGGTTCATACCCGAGAGGTCGAGGGTTCGATCCCCCCTGCCGCGATTGGATCATTAAGAACTTGGACCTTTAGCTCAGTTGGTTAGAGCAGACGGCTCATAACCGTCCGGTCGTAGGTTCGAGTCCTACAAGGTCCATTAATAATTTTATTATTAACTTTCATCTCATTTGGAGGATTACCCAAGTCTGGCTGAAGGGAACGGTCTTGAAAACCGTCAGGTCGGGGCAACTCGGCGCGAGAGTTCGAATCTCTCATCCTCCTTATAATTATCGCGGGATGGAGCAGTCTGGTAGCTCGTCGGGCTCATAACCCGAAGGTCGTAGGTTCAAATCCTGCTCCCGCAATTTTGGTCCGTTGGTCTAGTTGGTTTAGGACGCCTGCCTGTCACGCAGGAGATCACGGGTTCGAGTCCCGTACGGACCGTTTATGGCTCGGTAGCTCAGTCGGTAGAGCAAAGGATTGAAGCTCCTTGTGTCGGCAGTTCGATTCTGTCCCGCGCCATTAAAACTAAATATGCGGGTATAGTTTAGTGGTAAAACCACAGCCTTCCAAGCTGTTGTCGCGAGTTCGATTCTCGTTACCCGCTTATATGGACCTGTAGCTCAGCTGGTTTAGAGCGCACGCCTGATAAGCGTGAGGTCGATGGTTCGAGTCCATTCAGGTCCATTTGGAGAAGTACTCAAGTGGCTGAAGAGGCGCCCCTGCTAAGGGTGTAGGTCGGTAACACGGCGCGAGGGTTCAAATCCCTCCTTCTCCGTTTTGATTCTTCTATGACCCGTTGGTCAAGTGGTTAAGACACCGCCCTTTCACGGCGGTAACATGGGTTCAAATCCCGTACGGGTCATTTAAATAAATATTTCTCGTAATTATCGCGGGATGGAGCAGTCTGGTAGCTCGTCGGGCTCATAACCCGAAGGTCGTAGGTTCAAATCCTGCTCCCGCAATTTTGGTCCGTTGGTCTAGTTGGTTTAGGACGCCTGCCTGTCACGCAGGAGATCACGGGTTCGAGTCCCGTACGGACCGTTGTGACTTATAATGCATCGCCTTGAGCGGTGTTTTTTTTTGGTTAAGTTTAAGTCAATAATCTTTTAAAATAAGTCAATAATCTTTTAAAAGATTATATAATTATGTAAATTTATTCAAATTCTATTAAAATATTTTGACTTTTTAGTGTAATTAAGGGTATATATAAAGTAGGAATTTATAATTATATAGAGGTAAAAAAATGCGTAATAGAAAAGACAGAATTGCTAGTAAAAGAAAACTAGAACATATGCAAAAAATGAAAAATGTAAAAAAAGCAACAACAGCTTTAGGTACATCATTAATGGTAGGAACTGCAGGTTTTCTATTAAATAATAAAGAAGTTCATGCTGATTCTACATTGCAAATGAACGATAAATCACAATCATCTAGTGATAAAGTAAGTTCTAGTAGTTCATCAGAAACAACAAATGTTTCTTCAAGTGCAGCTGGAGCACGAGTTACTGGTGAAGTTATTTATTCTTCTAGTTCATCAGATGATCAAACAAGCTCATCATCAAGTTCATCATCAAATGTTGAGAATGCATCAAGTTCATCATCAAGTAGCATAGTTAGCTCAAGTTCTTCTGCGGTTGAATCTAGTTCAAATTCATCAAGTAGCGAAGTAAGTTCATCAAGTAGTACAGTGAGCTCTAGTAGCAGTTCAAAAGATAGTGAATCTTCAAGTATTCAAAGTAGTGAAGTTTCCTCAAGTGAAATAAAAGATGATAATACTACTGATTCTTCAAGTTCAAATAATGAATCATCATCAAGTAGTATTTCTTCAGTGAATACTACTTCAGCACAATCTACAAGTGATAAAGAAACAGAAAATACTAATCAAGTACAAACTCGAGAACAATTAAATTCTGTATCAACACTTTCATATCCTGGAAACGTCCAAAACTTCTTGAATACAATTGGCCCAGTTGCTCAACAAGTTGCACAAGAAAATGGAATCTATGCTTCACTCATGATTGCTCAAGCAGCATTAGAAAGTGGATGGGGAAGTAGTGCATTAAGTACTCAAGGTCATAATTTATTTGGTGTCAAATGGAATGGAACCGGAAATTATATAATTATGAAAACACAAGAGTATATCAATGGTAAGTGGTATACAGTTGATGCAAAATTTCAAAAATATGATAGTTATTATGATTCATTAACTGCATATGCAAAATTGATTACATCACGTTTCCCTAATTCTACACGTGCAAAAGCTGCTACTCCACAAATTGCTGCAGCTAATTTGCGCAACGGTGTTTATGGTACTTATGCTACTGACCCTAACTATGCTAATACATTATGTCGTTTGATGAGCGAGTATAATTTAACTAAATATGATGTGTATAGTGGTAATTCTAACAACCAGAATAATCAAAATTCTAACGCTTCTAACAGTAACCAAAATGAAAATAATTCAAGTACTGGAAGTGGAAATCAAGTTCCTGATACATATACAGTAAAATCAGGCGATTCACTATGGGGAATTTCACAAAAATTTGGTACATCTGTTAATCAATTAAAACAATTAAATAATTTAAGTTCAAATGTTATTTACGTTGGACAAGTGTTAAAGATTAAAGAAAAAACACAATCTACAACTACTTCAAATAGTAGTAGTAAAACATATACGGTTAAATCAGGCGACTCATTGTGGTCAATTGCAAATAATCACAATACAAGTGTAAGTAACTTAAAATCAATCAATAATTTAAAGTCTGATACTATTTATGTTGGTCAAGTACTTAAGCTAACAAAAGAAACAACATCAAATAATCAACAAAATAGTAATAATAATAGTCAATCTTCTAGTGATGTTTACTATACAGTAAAATCAGGTGATTCATTATGGAAGATTGCTACTAGCCATGATACTACTGTTAATGATCTCAAGAGTATTAATAAATTAAGTTCAAATACTATTTATGTTGGTCAAAAATTGAAAATTAAAGAGGGCAAAAATAATCAAAGTTCTTCACAAAATCAATCATCAACATCAACTTCACAATCATCAAGTGTGAAAACATATACAGTAAAATCAGGTGATACATTGTGGGGAATTGCAAATAAAAATAATACAAGTGTAAGTTCAATTAAAGAAAAGAATAATTTGAAGTCTGATAACATTTATGTTGGTCAAGTACTTACTATTAGTGGAAATAAGACTAGCGGAAGTACAACAAATAAAAATCAATCTTCAAGTCAACAACAATCATCAAGCTCTTCACAAACATATACAGTAAAATCAGGTGATTCATTATGGTCAATTGCAAATAATCATGATATGACTGTTTCGCAATTAAAACAAAATAATAATTTGAGTAATGATGTAATTTATGTTGGTCAAAAATTAAATGTAGGCAAAAAATCAACTTCAACGTCAACTTCAAATAAGAATCAAAGTTCATCTTCTGCAAAATCATACACAGTAAAATCAGGTGATTCGCTTTGGAAGATTGCTTCTTCAAATGGACTTACAGTAAATCAATTAAAATCTATGAATAATCTAAATTCAGATTTAATTTATGTAGGACAACAATTAAAATTAAAATAATTGAATTGAAAGATAATCTAGTTTATGATAAAATTCTAGTTAATATTTAACGTGGAAAAGGATTAGTAGAATAGTTGGTACCTTATTTCAGAGAGGGCATGTTCGGTGAAAATGTCTAGGGAGATTATTCGAACTCACCTTTATTTTATCTTTATTTGAAATTTTTTAGAGTAGGATAAAGCGTGTTAGATCGTTATCTCTAATTAAGTGCTGATTTTAGAGTCAGAAAATAGGTGGTACCGCGATTTTTTCGTCCTATTCAAGTTTTTATACTTGGATAGGATTTTTTTTACGTTAAAAATTTTTTACAAGGAGAAATTAAAATGTCATACGATCACAAAAAAATCGAACAAAAGTGGCAAAATTATTGGGATGAACATAAGACGTTCAAGACAACTGAAGATCCTAAAAAAGAAAAATATTATGCAATGGATATGTTTCCATATCCATCTGGACAAGGATTACATGTTGGACATCCAGAAGGGTATACTGCAACAGATATAATTTCGAGAATGAAGCGTATGCAAGGATACAATGTATTACACCCAATGGGGTGGGATGCATTTGGACTACCTGCAGAACAATATGCTTTGAAGACAGGAAATTCTCCTCGTGAATTTACACAGAAGAATATAAATAATTTTCGTCGTCAAATTAAATCTTTAGGACTTTCATATGACTGGGATCGTGAAATTAATACAAGTGATCCATCATATTATAAATGGACTCAATGGATTTTTGAACAACTCTATAAAAAAGGACTTGCTTATGAAGCTGAAGTTCCTGTTAATTGGTCACCTGACTTAGGAACTGTTGTAGCAAATGAAGAAATAATTGATGGAAAGACAAAACGTGGCGGTTTTCCAGTTATTCGAAAACCAATGAAACAATGGATGCTAAAGATTACTGCGTATGCTGATCGTTTAATTGATGATTTAGATGACTTAGATTGGCCAGAAGCTATTAAGGAACAACAACGTAATTGGATTGGACGTTCAATTGGCGCAGCGGTAGACTTTAAAATTGATAATTTAGAAAATGAAAAGATAGAAGTCTTTACTACACGTCCTGATACAATTTTCGGTGTATCTGTTTTAGTGTTAGCTCCAGAACATGAATTAGTAAAAAAATTGACTACTGCATCTCAAAAAGAAAAAGTAAATAATTATCTTGAAGAAGTTTCTCATAAGTCAGATTTAGAGAGAACGGACTTGGCCAAAAATAAGACAGGTGTATTTACTGGAAGTTATGCTATCAATCCTGTAAATGGTGAAAAGATTCAAATTTGGGTTGCTGATTATGTTCTTTCTACATATGGTACAGGAGCAATTATGGTTGTTCCTGCTCATGATGAACGTGATTATGAGTTTGCTAAGAAATTTGATTTACCAATTAAACCTGTAATTAAAGGTGGAAATATTGAAGAAGAACCTTATACAGGCGAAGGAATTCATATCAATTCAGAATTCTTAAATGGTATGAATAAATCAGATGCAATTAGTGCAATGATTGACTGGCTAGAAAACAATAAAGTGGGACATAAACAAGTAAATTACAGATTACGTGATTGGTTATTCTCTAGACAACGTTATTGGGGTGAACCAATTCCTGTAATCCATTGGGAAGATGGAGAAACTACTTTAGTTCCTGAAGATGAATTACCATTGAAGTTACCAAAAACAAATGATATTCGTCCTTCTGGCACAGGTGAGAGTCCATTAGCAAACCTTGATGATTGGGTAAACGTTGTTGATGAAAATGGACGTAAAGGTAAGCGTGAAACAAATACAATGCCACAATGGGCAGGAAGTTCTTGGTACTTCTTACGTTATGTAGATCCACATAATGAAGAAGCACTTGCTGACTATAATAAATTAAAAGAATGGATGCCAGTTGATCTTTATGTAGGTGGAGCTGAACATGCTGTACTTCATTTATTATACGCACGTTTTTGGCATAAATTCTTGTATGATTTAGGTGTAGTTCCTACAAAGGAACCATTCCAACGTTTAGTTAACCAAGGAATGATTCTTGGAGAAAACCACGAAAAGATGTCTAAATCAAAAGGAAATGTAATTAATCCAGATGAAATTGTTGAAAAATATGGTGCAGATACACTAAGAGTATACGAAATGTTTATGGGACCTTTAGAAGCATCTAAACCATGGACAGAAGATGGATTAAATGGTGCAAATAAATTTGTTAATAGAATCTGGAATTTATTAATTGACGAAAATGACGAATTAAGAGATCGTGTAACAACTGTAAATGATGGAAAATTAGATAAAATTTATAACCAAACAGTTAAGAAAGTTACAGAAGATTATGAAGATTTGCATTTTAACACAGCTATCTCTCAACTTATGGTTTTCGTTAACGAATGTTATAAGGTAGATGCATTACCATTAGAATATGTAGAAGGTTTTGTAAAACTAATCGCACCTGTAATGCCTCATATTGCTGAAGAATTATGGACAAAATTGGGACATGTTGGAACTATTTCATATGCAAAATGGCCTACATACGATGAAAGCAAATTAGTTGAAAAATCTGTCGAAATTGTAATTCAAATAAATGGAAAAATTCGTCAACGCTTAGTAGTAAGTAAAGATGCAACTAAAGAAGAGATTGAAAAACAAGCATTAGACGATGCAAAAGTTAAAGAAGAACTTCAAGGGAAAACAATTAGAAAAGTAATTGTAGTACCTGGTAAATTAGTTAATATTGTTGCTAATTAACAAAAAATTTAATTCTCTGTAGCGGAGATTAATAAATATCCTATCTTTAAGATAGGATATTTATTTTATTTATAGTTATAATGATATAAAAAATGCACAGGAATAATGTTCCTGTGCATTTTTTAATCATAATTATTATTAATATAATTCAACAACATACTTACCATTGTCATTAA from Ligilactobacillus cholophilus harbors:
- a CDS encoding muramidase family protein; translated protein: MRNRKDRIASKRKLEHMQKMKNVKKATTALGTSLMVGTAGFLLNNKEVHADSTLQMNDKSQSSSDKVSSSSSSETTNVSSSAAGARVTGEVIYSSSSSDDQTSSSSSSSSNVENASSSSSSSIVSSSSSAVESSSNSSSSEVSSSSSTVSSSSSSKDSESSSIQSSEVSSSEIKDDNTTDSSSSNNESSSSSISSVNTTSAQSTSDKETENTNQVQTREQLNSVSTLSYPGNVQNFLNTIGPVAQQVAQENGIYASLMIAQAALESGWGSSALSTQGHNLFGVKWNGTGNYIIMKTQEYINGKWYTVDAKFQKYDSYYDSLTAYAKLITSRFPNSTRAKAATPQIAAANLRNGVYGTYATDPNYANTLCRLMSEYNLTKYDVYSGNSNNQNNQNSNASNSNQNENNSSTGSGNQVPDTYTVKSGDSLWGISQKFGTSVNQLKQLNNLSSNVIYVGQVLKIKEKTQSTTTSNSSSKTYTVKSGDSLWSIANNHNTSVSNLKSINNLKSDTIYVGQVLKLTKETTSNNQQNSNNNSQSSSDVYYTVKSGDSLWKIATSHDTTVNDLKSINKLSSNTIYVGQKLKIKEGKNNQSSSQNQSSTSTSQSSSVKTYTVKSGDTLWGIANKNNTSVSSIKEKNNLKSDNIYVGQVLTISGNKTSGSTTNKNQSSSQQQSSSSSQTYTVKSGDSLWSIANNHDMTVSQLKQNNNLSNDVIYVGQKLNVGKKSTSTSTSNKNQSSSSAKSYTVKSGDSLWKIASSNGLTVNQLKSMNNLNSDLIYVGQQLKLK
- the leuS gene encoding leucine--tRNA ligase, producing MSYDHKKIEQKWQNYWDEHKTFKTTEDPKKEKYYAMDMFPYPSGQGLHVGHPEGYTATDIISRMKRMQGYNVLHPMGWDAFGLPAEQYALKTGNSPREFTQKNINNFRRQIKSLGLSYDWDREINTSDPSYYKWTQWIFEQLYKKGLAYEAEVPVNWSPDLGTVVANEEIIDGKTKRGGFPVIRKPMKQWMLKITAYADRLIDDLDDLDWPEAIKEQQRNWIGRSIGAAVDFKIDNLENEKIEVFTTRPDTIFGVSVLVLAPEHELVKKLTTASQKEKVNNYLEEVSHKSDLERTDLAKNKTGVFTGSYAINPVNGEKIQIWVADYVLSTYGTGAIMVVPAHDERDYEFAKKFDLPIKPVIKGGNIEEEPYTGEGIHINSEFLNGMNKSDAISAMIDWLENNKVGHKQVNYRLRDWLFSRQRYWGEPIPVIHWEDGETTLVPEDELPLKLPKTNDIRPSGTGESPLANLDDWVNVVDENGRKGKRETNTMPQWAGSSWYFLRYVDPHNEEALADYNKLKEWMPVDLYVGGAEHAVLHLLYARFWHKFLYDLGVVPTKEPFQRLVNQGMILGENHEKMSKSKGNVINPDEIVEKYGADTLRVYEMFMGPLEASKPWTEDGLNGANKFVNRIWNLLIDENDELRDRVTTVNDGKLDKIYNQTVKKVTEDYEDLHFNTAISQLMVFVNECYKVDALPLEYVEGFVKLIAPVMPHIAEELWTKLGHVGTISYAKWPTYDESKLVEKSVEIVIQINGKIRQRLVVSKDATKEEIEKQALDDAKVKEELQGKTIRKVIVVPGKLVNIVAN